Proteins encoded within one genomic window of Synechococcus sp. PCC 7335:
- a CDS encoding LOG family protein: protein MTNSFSQSGKSLSKHHRQPSQSLRSDVLDALSRLPDLENGALIEEIFETLVRMTQQEAERLDWKILSRSLLDMEIGFQAFYPYRHTRKVTVFGSARTPSDRPEYQMAVEFARRVSEEGFMVMTGAGGGIMQAGNEGAGRDRSFGLNIQLPFEQGANPTMTGDTKLLDFRYFFTRKLFFLKESDAIALFPGGFGTQDEAFESLTLIQTGKATPLPLVLIDRPGGDYWKSWDHYLRNRLLDQGLISPDDTSLYHLTDSIDDAIKSIEDFYRMYHSSRYIDNQLVIRLKAPLGADAVDQLNEKFEDILTKGTIREVSAFSVEQDDETASLPRLALYFNQRSQGRLHEMIRFLGKLGVSCDEVQHPEKK, encoded by the coding sequence ATGACTAATTCTTTTTCACAGTCTGGTAAGTCTTTATCGAAGCATCACCGCCAACCTAGCCAAAGTCTTCGCTCAGACGTTCTCGATGCTTTGAGCCGTCTACCGGATCTAGAAAATGGAGCGCTGATAGAGGAGATTTTTGAGACGCTAGTACGGATGACTCAGCAAGAGGCTGAGCGACTAGACTGGAAGATTTTGAGCCGTTCTTTGCTGGATATGGAGATAGGGTTTCAGGCCTTTTACCCTTACCGGCATACGCGCAAGGTAACGGTCTTTGGCTCGGCTAGAACCCCGAGCGATCGCCCTGAGTATCAAATGGCAGTCGAATTCGCGCGTCGTGTGAGTGAAGAAGGCTTTATGGTGATGACCGGGGCCGGGGGCGGCATCATGCAGGCGGGTAATGAGGGTGCAGGACGCGATCGCTCTTTTGGTCTCAATATCCAATTGCCTTTTGAGCAAGGCGCTAATCCGACCATGACTGGCGATACTAAGCTGCTAGATTTTAGATACTTTTTCACTCGAAAGCTGTTTTTCTTGAAGGAAAGCGATGCGATCGCGCTCTTTCCAGGTGGCTTTGGCACTCAAGACGAAGCGTTTGAATCACTTACCTTGATTCAGACAGGCAAAGCCACTCCGCTGCCATTAGTGTTGATAGATAGACCTGGTGGAGACTATTGGAAGAGCTGGGATCACTATTTGCGCAACCGGCTGCTTGACCAGGGATTGATTAGCCCAGATGACACGAGTCTTTACCATCTGACTGACAGCATTGATGACGCGATCAAGTCGATTGAAGACTTCTACCGGATGTATCATTCCAGTCGGTATATAGACAATCAGCTCGTCATTCGACTAAAGGCTCCCCTAGGGGCTGATGCTGTCGATCAGCTCAACGAGAAGTTCGAAGATATCTTAACTAAAGGAACTATTCGAGAGGTGTCAGCGTTTTCAGTCGAACAGGACGACGAAACGGCATCCTTGCCTCGTTTGGCTTTATATTTCAACCAGCGCAGTCAGGGGCGATTGCATGAGATGATTCGCTTTCTTGGCAAGTTGGGTGTTTCGTGCGATGAAGTTCAACACCCTGAGAAGAAGTAG
- the trxA gene encoding thioredoxin, which translates to MSAAQVTDSTFKQEVLENETPVLVDFWAPWCGPCRMVAPVVDEISEQYDGQVKVVKVNTDENPSVASQYGIRSIPTLMIFKGGQRVDMVVGAVPKTTLANTLEKYL; encoded by the coding sequence ATGTCAGCCGCACAGGTCACAGATTCGACATTTAAGCAAGAAGTTTTGGAAAACGAGACACCAGTGCTGGTGGACTTTTGGGCACCTTGGTGTGGTCCTTGCCGAATGGTAGCGCCCGTTGTTGACGAAATTTCTGAGCAGTATGATGGTCAAGTTAAAGTAGTCAAGGTCAACACAGACGAAAACCCTAGTGTTGCTAGTCAATACGGTATTCGCAGTATCCCGACGCTAATGATTTTTAAGGGTGGTCAGCGAGTGGATATGGTTGTCGGTGCGGTTCCTAAGACAACTTTGGCTAATACGTTAGAAAAGTATCTGTAA